One region of Anthonomus grandis grandis chromosome 22, icAntGran1.3, whole genome shotgun sequence genomic DNA includes:
- the LOC126748712 gene encoding lysine-specific demethylase lid, which produces MTTKERQFTNGCTNTTTVNGIKSNPGSSKSSPVKCSELYTQCKEEPFQFEVPPEAPVFYPTDEEFSDPLAYIAKIRPIAENTGICKIKPPGRWQPPFAVDVDKLRFTPRIQRLNELEAKTRVKLNFLDQIAKFWELQGSSLKIPMVERRVLDLYTLHRVVQIEGGFEEVTKQRKWSKVSVRMGYQIGKNVGTILKQHYERLLYPFDVFKEGKRMPLNLDNPESGSDKTDKDYKPHGIVNRMAVKPPSDKNARRSKRFETNDKDKTEIELKIKEEKPEDAETDDKNKELKRLQFYGAGPKMAGYEDKKDPKPKNKHGKFDVDPLAKYVCHNCSRGDTEEFMLLCDGCDDSYHTFCLMPPLSEIPKGDWRCPKCVAEEVSKPTEAFGFEQAQREYTLQQFGEMADHFKSDYFNMPVHMVSTSTVEREFWRIVSSIDEDVTVEYGADLHTMDHGSGFPTKSSANLFQGDKEYAESSWNLNNLPVLEGSVLGYINADISGMKVPWMYVGMCFATFCWHNEDHWSYSINYLHWGEAKTWYGVPGSKAETFEETMKSAAPELFHSQPDLLHQLVTIMNPNILMGAGVPVYRTDQHAGEFVVTFPRAYHAGFNQGYNFAEAVNFAPADWLRMGRECILHYSHLRRFCVFSHDELVCKMALDNEKLDLTIAAATYQDMLVMVDTEKKLRKTLLDWGVTNAEREAFELLPDDERQCEVCKTTCFLSAITCACSSSSLVCLRHYKNLCECPPKSRTLRYRYTLDELPVMLKALKLKAESFDHWVAKVKDALDPNTPKTLNLNDLKALLNEADGKKFPKCELLQTLTSAVIDAEKCASVIHQLDLNKMRTRTRHSNEPKYKLTVEELTLFCDEINSLACNLDEAKSIQVLLEQTRKFEATSYTQLTTPLSQNNLTELEACQSHGNDLCIELPNLKLINTRIKQVQWLKDLEGYKSKSDVFTIELIKNLIQQGISIPPHPDLEMELSNLQWLLETSQKWEEKAQEVLKSEDPTVLAQVDKMLKEASEITCHLPSEGVLYDAVKKGRDWLKQLEEMNSAEYYPYYNAMEDLIKKGKQLTLQLVEVDRMNDYLVLANGWKEKTIRAFLRKDSTCNLMEALSPRTTMPSVFKPSKKAKNDDDSKSISFTNTMDPATVVALFKEAEEAEMSMISKLRLINKAKSLDPTDTNSTFCVCGRGLFGIMMRCELCLDWFHSTCTQLPKIATTKFKGNFLNVAAGVGFKDCKYICPNCQRTKRPRLDTILSLLMSLQKLYVRVPEGEALQCLTERAMNWQDRARQLLQNPELERAKVKLAAVSQRFVEAAARQRTEKIISTELKRASKNPELHQRIQEITPFSGINEEGIACDSGTNDSDDASRESSRDSDDRMGEHAYSLHLPRNDPEDCMIRIASDVKKQAEELFMEGELLEVYLDETWALWKLILGTKNPERELLLIDFDSHGKPTPKKRGRKRLSDDLVDSTKKSVKTIKEGEKKLRGRKQKSAIKETPQKKQRGKRRGRRCQSTASNSSDSEDEDCAANGCQRPSGQNVDWVQCDGGCEQWFHMACVGLSVEDINEDEDYICMTCSKSTTFENVGPCESRSSSPRSPDSTQPSTSKDVS; this is translated from the exons atgacgACAAAAGAAAGACAATTTACTAATGGCTGTACAAATACTACTACTGTCAATGGAATAAAATCCAACCCTGGAAGCTCAAAAAGTAGCCCTGTAAAATGTAGTGAACTTTATACCCAGTGCAAAGAAGAACCTTTTCAATTTGAAGTGCCTCCTGAAGCCCCAGTTTTTTACCCCACAGATGAAGAGTTTTCAGATCCACTAGCTTATATTGCCAAAATTAGACCTATTGCAGAAAATACAggaatatgtaaaattaaaccACCTGGG aggTGGCAGCCTCCGTTTGCTGTTGATGTAGATAAATTAAGATTCACCCCTAGGATACAAAGATTAAATGAGCTAGAg gCCAAAACCCGCGTCAAACTAAACTTCCTTGATCAAATAGCGAAGTTTTGGGAGTTGCAAGGTTCATCTCTCAAAATTCCTATGGTAGAAAGGAGGGTTCTTGACTTATACACATTACACAGAGTTGTCCAGATCGAAGGTGGTTTCGAGGAAGTAACTAAACAAAGAAAGTGGTCCAAAGTGTCTGTCCGCATGGGATACCAAATTGGGAAGAATGTAGGAACCATTTTAAAGCAGCATTATGAAAGACTGTTATATCCATTTGATGTTTTTAAAGAAGGGAAAAGAATGCCACtt AACCTGGATAATCCTGAATCTGGAAGCGACAAAACCGACAAAGACTATAAACCACACGGCATAGTAAACCGAATGGCTGTTAAACCTCCATCTGATAAAAATGCCAGGAGGTCCAAAAGATTTGAAACTAATGATAAGGATAAGACTgaa ATAGAGCTTAAGATTAAAGAAGAAAAGCCTGAGGACGCCGAAACAGATGACAAAAACAAGGAACTCAAACGACTGCAGTTTTACGGCGCAGGACCAAAAATGGCTGGTTATGAAGATAAAAAAGATCCCAAGCCAAAAAACAAACATGGCAAATTTGATGTTGATCCT TTAGCAAAGTATGTGTGCCACAACTGCAGTAGAGGAGACACAGAGGAATTTATGCTGCTCTGCGATGGATGTGACGACAGTTATCACACATTTTGCCTGATGCCTCCCTTGTCAGAAATTCCAAAAGGTGATTGGAGATGTCCCAAATGTGTAGCTGAAGAAGTCTCAAAACCAACTGAGGCTTTTGGATTTGAGCAGGCCCAAAGGGAATACACGCTACAACAGTTCGGTGAAATGGCCGATCATTTTAAGTCAGATTACTTCAACATGCCTGTTCAT ATGGTATCAACTAGCACAGTAGAACGTGAATTTTGGCGCATAGTTTCCTCGATAGACGAAGATGTCACAGTAGAGTATGGAGCGGATTTGCATACAATGGATCACGGATCGGGATTCCCAACTAAATCCTCAGCGAACCTTTTTCAAGGCGATAAAGAGTATGCCGAATCCAGTTGGAATTTGAACAACTTACCAGTATTGGAAGGATCAGTGTTAGGGTACATTAATGCCGATATATCTGGAATGAAGGTTCCTTGGATGTATGTAGGCATGTGCTTTGCCACGTTTTGCTGGCACAATGAGGACCATTGGTCTTACTCCATCAACTACCTTCATTGGGGAGAAGCAAAAACTTGGTACGGCGTACCTGGAAGCAAAGCAGAAACTTTTGAGGAAACCATGAAGTCCGCTGCTCCTGAACTCTTCCATTCTCAACCCGATTTGTTGCATCAACTCGTCACTATTATGAacccaaatattttaatggGAGCCGGCGTTCCAGTTTATCGTACGGATCAACATGCCGGAGAGTTTGTCGTTACCTTCCCTAGGGCTTATCATGCTGGTTTTAATCAAGG CTATAACTTTGCTGAAGCGGTAAATTTTGCCCCGGCAGACTGGCTCAGGATGGGTCGCGAATGTATTCTTCACTATTCACATTTAAGGAGGTTCTGCGTGTTTTCGCACGATGAATTAGTATGCAAAATGGCGCTCGACAATGAGAAGCTTGATTTAACCATTGCTGCTGCCACTTACCAAGATATGCTGGTTATGGTGGACACTGAAAAGAAGTTGAGGAAGACTTTACTTGATTGg GGTGTAACAAATGCTGAACGCGAGGCCTTCGAATTACTACCAGACGACGAACGCCAATGCGAAGTCTGCAAAACCACTTGTTTCCTGTCAGCAATCACTTGTGCATGCTCATCGTCCTCCCTCGTATGCCTCAGGCATTATAAAAACCTTTGCGAATGCCCTCCGAAAAGTCGAACTCTACGTTACAGGTACACCTTGGACGAGCTTCCTGTCATGCTAAAAGCTTTGAAACTGAAAGCAGAATCCTTTGATCACTGGGTTGCAAAAGTGAAGGATGCCTTGGACCCGAACACCCCTAAGACGTTAAATTTGAACGATTTGAAAGCGTTGCTTAACGAGGCCGATGGCAAGAAGTTCCCCAAATGTGAGCTGCTTCAAACATTGACTAGCGCAGTTATCGATGCGGAGAAGTGTGCGAGCGTTATCCACCAACTGGACTTAAACAAAATGCGCACCAGAACAAGACATTCAAACGAACCTAAATACAAATTAACCGTTGAAGAACTGACGCTGTTTTGTGACGAAATTAATAGTCTAGCGTGCAATTTGGACGAAGCTAAAAGTATTCAAGTTTTGCTTGAGCAGACTCGCAAGTTTGAAGCTACTAGCTACACCCAATTGACCACGCCACTTTCGCAAAACAATTTAACAGAACTCGAGGCCTGCCAGTCCCATGGAAATGATTTATGCATCGAGCTACCGAATCTGAAACTGATTAACACTCGGATTAAGCAAGTGCAGTGGCTGAAGGACCTTGAAGGCTACAAAAGCAAATCAGACGTGTTCACTATTGAATTGATTAAAAATCTGATCCAGCAAGGCATTTCCATACCACCTCATCCAGATCTAGAGATGGAATTATCAAACTTACAATGGCTTTTGGAAACCAGCCAGAAGTGGGAGGAAAAAGCTCAGGAAGTCTTAAAATCGGAAGATCCAACTGTGCTCGCGCAAGTTGATAAGATGCTAAAAGAGGCTTCAGAAATCACATGTCACTTGCCCTCTGAAGGTGTTTTGTATGACGCAGTAAAAAAGGGACGTGATTGGTTAAAACAGCTTGAAGAAATGAACTCTGCTGAGTACTACCCATATTACAACGCCATGGAAGACCTAATTAAAAAAGGCAAACAATTGACTCTTCAGCTGGTGGAAGTGGATCGTATGAACGATTATCTTGTCCTGGCAAATGGCTGGAAAGAAAAAACCATCCGTGCTTTCCTAAGAAAAGATTCGACTTGCAATTTAATGGAAGCGTTGTCTCCAAGAACCACCATGCCTAGCGTCTTTAAACCAAGCAAAAAAGCAAAGAATGACGACGATTCAAAATCCATTAGTTTCACAAACACAATGGACCCAGCCACTGTAGTTGCGCTTTTCAAAGAAGCTGAGGAAGCAGAAATGTCCATGATCAGCAAGCTGAGATTAATAAACAAAGCCAAATCTTTGGACCCAACTGACACCAACAGCACCTTCTGCGTGTGCGGTAGAGGATTATTCGGGATCATGATGAGGTGTGAACTGTGTCTAGACTGGTTCCACTCCACTTGCACCCAACTGCCAAAAATCGCCACAACTAAATTTAAGGGTAACTTTTTAAATGTAGCAGCAGGGGTGGGTTTTAAAGACTGCAAATATATTTGCCCAAATTGTCAAAGAACTAAACGACCCAGATTGGACACGATTTTAAGTCTGCTGATGTCGCTTCAGAAACTTTACGTTAGAGTGCCAGAAGGTGAAGCTCTGCAGTGTCTCACTGAACGAGCAATGAACTGGCAGGATCGCGCCCGACAACTCTTGCAAAACCCTGAACTGGAGAGGGCCAAAGTGAAATTAGCTGCTGTAAGTCAAAGATTCGTTGAGGCAGCAGCTCGACAAAGGACTGAGAAAATAATTTCAACCGAACTGAAACGAGCTTCCAAAAATCCAGAACTGCACCAGCGGATCCAGGAAATTACTCCATTTAGTGGCATCAACGAGGAGGGAATCGCTTGTGATAGCGGAACAAATGATTCAGATGACGCATCTCGTGAATCCTCCCGAGATTCAGACGACCGAATGGGAGAGCACGCTTACAGTCTTCACCTACCAAGAAACGACCCTGAAGACTGCATGATTAGAATAGCCTCGGATGTAAAGAAGCAAGCTGAAGAACTCTTTATGGAGGGTGAATTGCTGGAGGTTTATTTAGACGAAACTTGGGCCTTGTGGAAGTTGATACTTGGCACCAAAAACCCTGAACGTGAACTACTACTTATCGATTTCGACTCGCATGGCAAGCCAACTCCCAAAAAGAGAGGCAGGAAACGTTTATCAGACGACTTGGTTGACTCTACTAAGAAATCCGTGAAAACTATTAAAGAAGGGGAAAAGAAACTGCGGGGTAGAAAACAAAAAAGCGCAATTAAAGAGACGCCGCAAAAGAAACAACGGGGTAAACGCAGAGGGAGACGTTGCCAATCGACTGCTTCGAACAGTAGTGACAGCGAAGATGAGGATTGTGCAGCGAACGGCTGCCAAAGACCATCAGGGCAAAACGTTGACTGGGTGCAGTGTGACGGGGGTTGTGAACAGTGGTTCCATATGGCGTGCGTCGGTTTATCCGTCGAAGACATTAACGAGGACGAAGATTATATTTGTATGACGTGTTCGAAAAGTACCACGTTTGAAAATGTCGGTCCGTGTGAGAGTCGCTCTAGTAGTCCCCGATCCCCTGATTCAACACAACCTTCCACTTCTAAAGACGTTTCCTAG
- the LOC126748982 gene encoding AP-1 complex subunit sigma-2, protein MMQFMLLFSRQGKLRLQKWYVAHPDKLKKKITRELITTILARKPKMCSFLEWRDLKIVYKRYASLYFCCAIEQDDNELLTLEVIHRYVELLDKYFGSVCELDIIFNFEKAYFILDELMLGGEIQETSKKNVLKAIAAQDLLQEEETPQGFFDDHGLG, encoded by the coding sequence ATGATGCAGTTTATGCTATTGTTCAGCCGCCAAGGAAAGCTTAGATTACAAAAATGGTACGTCGCCCACCCAGACAAGTTGAAGAAGAAAATCACCAGGGAGTTAATCACCACAATTCTGGCCAGGAAACCTAAAATGTGCAGTTTCCTCGAATGGAGAGACTTAAAAATCGTCTACAAACGTTACGCCAGCCTGTACTTTTGCTGTGCAATAGAACAAGATGATAATGAACTGCTTACTTTAGAAGTGATTCACCGATATGTGGAACTCCTCGACAAGTATTTCGGTAGTGTATGTGAGCTTgacattattttcaatttcgaGAAGGCATATTTCATATTAGATGAGCTTATGTTAGGAGGTGAGATTCAGGAGACCagtaagaaaaatgttttaaaagctATTGCTGCCCAAGATCTTCTGCAAGAAGAGGAGACACCGCAGGGGTTCTTTGACGATCATGGCCTCGGCTAg
- the LOC126748981 gene encoding mesoderm induction early response protein 1-like, with amino-acid sequence MEPDNLKTKDGSPSCSSKVSPNNSPVKDKLFDPSIDMLINDFDDERTLEEEEALAAADVMDTAAELSNLEKESHMPLEELLALYGYENSGKHPVELDSSGDEEGLSECEEIHDNTQTVVERRRNPPRKSKLALLYEPICDDVMNDSKNISSVSKISEDEDEDSDHNEEHYKVAQSIYTIMVGSDYQVKVPKGFLYYDNMQPANDKDDKLIWNPQRLCRSEVEEYLKKAYDIYQHAVPNGDLIRDDEEALYTLHKCGYEVEAALKDLRVRQPLIPKTDNPANDVRWLEEKPTVNGTQMQTCEKNFLQLHQNNK; translated from the exons ATGGAaccagataatttaaaaacgaaGGATGGAAGTCCCAGCTGCAGCAGCAAAGTTTCTCCGAACAATTCTCCTGTAAAAGATAAGTTGTTCGACCCATCAATTGATATGTTAATTAATGACTTTGATGATGAACGAACCCTCGAAGAAGAAGAAGCACTTGCTGCTGCCGATGTAATGGATACTGCTGCTGAGCTATCAAATTTGGAGAAG gAGAGCCATATGCCATTAGAAGAACTACTTGCTTTATATGGATATGAAAACTCAGGGAAACATCCAGTGGAATTAGATTCTTCAGGTGATGAGGAAGGACTTTCTGAGTGTGAAGAAATACATGACAATACACAGACTGTGGTGGAGAGAAGAAGGAACCCTCctagaaaatcaaaattagcCCTTCTCTATGAACCGATCTGTGATGATGTGATGAAtgactcaaaaaatatttcat ctgtATCTAAAATTTCTGAGGATGAAGATGAGGATTCTGACCATAATGAGGAGCACTACAAAGTTGCACAAAGTATATAT ACTATTATGGTTGGCAGTGACTACCAAGTAAAAGTACCAAAAGGTTTTTTGTATTACGATAACATGCAACCAGCAAACGACAAAGATGACAAACTTATTTGGAACCCTCAAAGGTTGTGCAGATCAGAAGTAGAAGAGTACTTAAAAAAAGCGTATGACATTTACCAACATGCTGTCCCAAATGGAGATTTGATAAGGGATGACGAGGAGGCCTTATACACCTTGCACAAATGTGGTTATGAAGTTGAGGCTGCCCTTAAGGACCTCCGTGTCCGGCAACCTCTGATTCCAAAGACTGACAATCCAGCCAATGATGTTCGATGGTTAGAAGAGAAACCCACTGTCAATGGAACTCAAATGCAAACCTGTGAGAAGAACTTTTTACAACTTCATCAAAATAATAAGTAA